The nucleotide sequence TCCAGACCACCCATGAGGTCCTCCTCATTCCGTGTTCGATGCTTTCAATTTTTTTTAATTTGATTGCTTTTATATTTTGTATTAGCTGTTCCTAGTTTTATAGATTCAGCGTTCAGGGTTCAAGGGTTCCGGGTTGAGCAGTTCTGACCGCTGGCCGCTCCGCTTCTGGTAACTAGCTGGCTATCGGTCTTTCGTCACTATATCTAAGCCAGTAACCAAAAGCTAGTTGCCGTGTTTGAGTTCGCAACACCAAACACCAACGCATAACCTTTGAACCTTTAAACCCTGAACCTTCTTAGGCTGCCTCCCCCAATTTGTTTTTTGTTGTCGGGTGCGGAGGGGTGCTTACCGCTCCGTCCGGGTCATAGCATGTCAGACAGCATGAAAGACAGCGATTGCTTTCACCCGCGGCGGCATCTCGTGACAGCACCTGATCGACTTCAATAAAAGAATGGATGCGCTCCTGCACCTCCAGCTCCGGCATCGGCGCTCTGGTATTTTTGACAATCCCGTCTACCTGGTCAAATAGGGTTTCGGCGATCAGATCACTGTTTAATTCATTATTTTGGGCTTTTACTTCCTGCCCCATGATAAACTGGTGAATCGAGCGGGCAGCCCTTCGTCCGCCGCCAATCGCTGACACCACCAGAGACGGACCCGTGGCGGCATCACCGGCGGCAAACAAATACGGGATATTGGACTGCAGGGTGTCCGGATCCACATCGATGGTATTCCAGCGTGTGGTATTCAGATCAGCCAGGCGTTTCTGCGTGCGCTCGGTAAACGAAACATCCGGGGATTGGCCGATGGCCGTAATCACCATATCGGTTTGCAGTAGGGTTTCAGAGCCTTCGATGGGCACCGGCCGGCGCCTGCCGCTTGCGTCGGGTTCGCCGAGCTCCATCTTTAGATACTCAAGATGGGTGGCATGGCCGTCATCATCAGCGATGATTTTCGTTGGCGCCGCCAGAAATTGAAACTCAACCCCTTCATGCTCGGCCGCGTCAATTTCGACCTCATTGGCCGGCATCTCCCCGCGGGTGCGTCGATAAACGATATAGACCTTTTTGGCTCCCATACGAATGAGATTGCGGGTACAGTCGATGGCCGTATTGCCCCCGCCGATAATCGCGGCTGTTTTGCCAATGGGAAGCTTTTCGCCACTGGCCAGGCGCGACAGAAAATCAATTCCGGTATAGCAGCCTTTGAGATCTTCTCCCTCCACCCGCAAGCTGGCATCCTTCCAGGCGCCGATGCCCATGAAAATGGCATCAAAGCCGGATGCGACCAAAGAGCTGAGGTCAAAATCATGACCGAATTTCACATTGGTGTGAAAATCGACGCCCAAATCGAGAATGCTTTCGATTTCCCAATCCAGGACCGCTTTGGGCAGGCGATATTCAGGTATACCATAGCGCAGCATGCCCCCCATTTTGGGCATGGCTTCAAAAATATTGACCTGATGGCCCAGGCGCCTGAGAAAAAAGGCACAGGTGAGTCCAGCCGGCCCACCGCCGATAACTGCAACGCGCTTGCGCGTATCGGGGGCTGTCGGTATCGGTAGGCGATCGCCGGAATTCATTTCATAATCAGCGACAAAGCGCTTCAACTGATTAATGGACACCGGTTCATCTTCAATTCCCCGGCGGCAGTTTTCTTCGCAGGGGTGCGGGCATACCCGCCCACAGGACAACAGAAACGGGTTTCGCTCTCGGATAGTATTGACAGCGCCCTCATAGTCGCCCTCACGAATCTGGGCGATATATTGGGGTATGTCGATTTCAGCGGGACAGGTCTGACGGCAGGGCGCCAGC is from Desulfobacterales bacterium and encodes:
- a CDS encoding FAD-dependent oxidoreductase, whose protein sequence is MIASIFFMLGLGMVCAAILTAASRVFYVYEDPRIARVEATFAGANCGGCGYAGCSAAAVAVVAGEADPSVCIVGGPESAANAAAVMGVEVGLAEPPKSYNPCSGGERAADKFVYLGVNTCRAQAVLSGGQRACTVGCIGLGDCIDACQFNALKMGPHGYPEVIEEKCVGCGACETVCPKYVMKVKTMSERLMHFNRSSDRLAPCRQTCPAEIDIPQYIAQIREGDYEGAVNTIRERNPFLLSCGRVCPHPCEENCRRGIEDEPVSINQLKRFVADYEMNSGDRLPIPTAPDTRKRVAVIGGGPAGLTCAFFLRRLGHQVNIFEAMPKMGGMLRYGIPEYRLPKAVLDWEIESILDLGVDFHTNVKFGHDFDLSSLVASGFDAIFMGIGAWKDASLRVEGEDLKGCYTGIDFLSRLASGEKLPIGKTAAIIGGGNTAIDCTRNLIRMGAKKVYIVYRRTRGEMPANEVEIDAAEHEGVEFQFLAAPTKIIADDDGHATHLEYLKMELGEPDASGRRRPVPIEGSETLLQTDMVITAIGQSPDVSFTERTQKRLADLNTTRWNTIDVDPDTLQSNIPYLFAAGDAATGPSLVVSAIGGGRRAARSIHQFIMGQEVKAQNNELNSDLIAETLFDQVDGIVKNTRAPMPELEVQERIHSFIEVDQVLSRDAAAGESNRCLSCCLTCYDPDGAVSTPPHPTTKNKLGEAA